In Candidatus Kapaibacterium sp., one genomic interval encodes:
- a CDS encoding NifU family protein: MDNDIKRKIQDVIENDIKGFIESDGGKIKFMGFEDGIVKVRLSGACAHCSAIDYTLKGGIEKILQLQLPEVKSVELV; encoded by the coding sequence ATGGACAATGATATAAAGCGAAAAATTCAAGATGTGATTGAAAATGACATCAAAGGATTTATAGAAAGCGACGGTGGCAAAATTAAGTTTATGGGATTCGAGGACGGAATTGTCAAAGTTCGTCTCTCCGGAGCTTGTGCACATTGCTCGGCGATAGATTATACTTTAAAAGGCGGAATCGAGAAGATTTTGCAACTTCAATTGCCTGAAGTCAAATCTGTAGAATTAGTCTAA
- the murQ gene encoding N-acetylmuramic acid 6-phosphate etherase, whose product MHPSDLFNEISSLRTEQINRRTVTIDEMTTAEILALINDEDKTVAAAVQMELEHIEKAVEMIVDAFRNSGHLIYVGAGTSGRLGVVDASECPPTFGAAPEMVRGIIAGGKEAVFRSQEGAEDSEESGKQALIEANITDKDIICGIAASGRTPFVIGALKYAESIQAATIYISTSSKESITKYGVSPDVIIAPNVGPEVIAGSTRMKSGTAQKLILNMLTTTSFIKIGKTYGNVMVDLQLTNQKLRERAKRILIDIAGIEYSEAENLLDNAKGHVKTALLMKLSDSDYDTAQKFLNLADGKIKIALKMIKDKDLNL is encoded by the coding sequence ATGCATCCGAGCGACTTATTTAACGAAATATCATCACTGCGAACCGAGCAAATCAATCGTCGTACAGTCACAATTGACGAAATGACGACAGCCGAAATATTGGCTCTCATCAACGATGAGGACAAGACTGTGGCTGCTGCCGTTCAGATGGAATTGGAGCATATCGAAAAAGCCGTAGAAATGATTGTAGATGCTTTTCGTAACAGCGGGCATTTGATTTATGTAGGTGCAGGCACAAGCGGCAGGCTCGGAGTGGTTGATGCTTCGGAATGTCCTCCTACTTTTGGTGCTGCCCCCGAGATGGTCCGTGGAATAATTGCAGGTGGCAAAGAAGCGGTTTTTCGTTCGCAAGAGGGCGCAGAAGATTCCGAAGAATCCGGCAAACAGGCTCTGATTGAAGCGAATATTACCGACAAAGATATTATTTGCGGGATTGCAGCATCAGGCAGGACGCCATTTGTAATCGGAGCTTTGAAATATGCTGAATCAATCCAAGCGGCAACAATTTATATTTCGACATCTTCAAAAGAGAGCATCACTAAATATGGTGTCTCACCCGACGTGATAATTGCACCAAATGTAGGTCCCGAAGTGATTGCCGGAAGCACGAGAATGAAATCCGGAACAGCCCAAAAGTTGATTTTGAATATGCTGACAACTACTTCATTTATAAAAATCGGTAAAACTTACGGCAATGTGATGGTAGATTTGCAGCTTACAAATCAAAAACTTCGCGAAAGAGCCAAACGAATTCTCATTGATATAGCCGGAATTGAATATTCCGAAGCAGAAAATTTGCTTGATAATGCAAAAGGGCATGTAAAAACTGCATTATTAATGAAATTAAGTGATTCAGATTATGATACTGCCCAAAAATTTCTTAATTTAGCTGATGGAAAAATTAAAATTGCGTTAAAAATGATTAAAGATAAGGATTTGAATTTATGA
- a CDS encoding DUF2007 domain-containing protein — MSSICPICDSENEVTYDKNKEWEVVYTTNNVIEAEMFAANIEGAEIPVHVMSQIDSTRMFTVGDLAIVKIFVPYPFLLAASRIIKSIEDTDIEG; from the coding sequence ATGAGTTCGATTTGCCCTATTTGCGATTCGGAAAATGAAGTCACATACGATAAGAACAAGGAGTGGGAAGTAGTTTATACTACCAATAATGTAATAGAAGCGGAAATGTTTGCTGCAAATATCGAGGGTGCCGAAATTCCTGTTCATGTGATGTCTCAGATTGATTCAACAAGGATGTTCACTGTTGGGGACCTGGCAATTGTCAAAATATTTGTGCCCTATCCATTCCTACTTGCCGCTTCTCGGATAATTAAGTCAATTGAAGACACCGATATAGAAGGCTGA
- a CDS encoding tetratricopeptide repeat protein, which produces MKKLLMILIIFFGCLSVHAQQQSILQTAYNALKSKNYDVSIQNYTKAIEINDHYAPSYYGRGLAYYYTGSYRQALLDFNKAIELDKTMKDAYFARALCNTQTSDYNRAIEDLTKLIEMNPKDATAYYARGNAYYYLENDLFAMQDYSKAIEHDPSYGKAYYGRAVVRKYLKQYDSALKDFDQYLELNGNSDGLQEEVNRLIEEILAQN; this is translated from the coding sequence ATGAAAAAATTATTGATGATTCTCATCATATTTTTTGGCTGTCTCAGTGTTCATGCTCAACAGCAGAGCATATTGCAAACTGCATATAATGCGTTAAAAAGCAAGAATTATGATGTATCAATCCAGAATTATACAAAAGCCATAGAAATAAACGACCATTATGCACCGAGTTACTACGGGCGTGGTTTGGCTTATTATTATACAGGAAGCTACAGACAGGCACTGCTTGATTTTAACAAAGCTATCGAATTGGATAAGACCATGAAAGATGCTTACTTTGCAAGAGCACTATGCAACACCCAAACATCTGATTATAACAGAGCTATCGAAGATTTGACAAAATTAATCGAGATGAATCCAAAGGATGCAACTGCATATTATGCTCGTGGCAATGCTTATTATTATTTGGAAAACGATTTATTTGCGATGCAAGATTACAGCAAAGCTATTGAGCATGACCCAAGTTACGGGAAAGCTTATTACGGCAGGGCTGTTGTCAGAAAATATCTCAAGCAATATGATTCCGCTTTGAAAGATTTTGACCAATACCTCGAATTAAATGGCAATTCCGACGGTTTGCAAGAGGAAGTGAACCGATTGATAGAAGAAATTTTAGCTCAAAACTAA
- a CDS encoding Omp28 family outer membrane lipoprotein, whose amino-acid sequence MKTLKYIIPSLILISMLFYSCDIIEPPYEENFTPVEIDSTKKKVLIEDITGFRCGNCPEAAALAHEIVELYPNNVIVIAVHAGALAVPTPSRKYNFLTQAGQDIANRFNLPATPYGLINRKAVGGQFLLSPKAWATAATAQIQLDAVYKLELAAEFEGSSKTINLEANVKALAMGANNHFIAAYIIEDSVIQYQQDDRLYPNIHVEDFVHMHVLRSAMNGSWGTELSDEPLLLNQSIKKNLSFTIPEEKDWVPKNLSLVVMIRDNDTEEILQVEKVKLIK is encoded by the coding sequence ATGAAAACATTAAAATATATAATTCCGTCGCTTATACTAATTTCCATGCTGTTTTATTCATGCGATATAATCGAGCCGCCGTACGAAGAAAATTTCACTCCTGTAGAAATTGATTCGACTAAGAAGAAAGTGCTTATCGAGGATATTACCGGATTTCGCTGCGGCAATTGCCCTGAAGCAGCAGCCTTAGCTCACGAAATTGTCGAGCTATACCCTAACAATGTCATTGTAATTGCAGTTCATGCAGGTGCTTTAGCGGTACCTACTCCATCACGTAAGTATAATTTCCTAACTCAAGCCGGACAGGATATAGCAAATAGATTCAATCTGCCTGCTACACCATATGGTTTGATTAACAGAAAAGCTGTTGGCGGTCAATTTCTATTAAGCCCGAAAGCTTGGGCAACCGCAGCTACGGCTCAAATTCAACTTGATGCAGTCTATAAGTTAGAATTAGCTGCGGAATTTGAGGGTTCGAGCAAAACGATTAACCTCGAAGCAAATGTAAAGGCGCTGGCAATGGGAGCGAACAATCATTTTATCGCGGCATATATCATCGAAGATAGTGTGATTCAATATCAACAAGACGACAGGCTTTATCCCAACATTCATGTCGAAGATTTCGTACATATGCACGTTTTGAGAAGTGCTATGAATGGTTCGTGGGGAACTGAACTCAGCGATGAACCCTTGCTGCTTAACCAAAGCATCAAGAAGAATTTATCATTCACTATTCCTGAAGAAAAAGACTGGGTGCCTAAGAATCTTTCGCTCGTTGTTATGATTCGGGACAACGATACAGAGGAAATCTTGCAGGTTGAAAAAGTGAAATTGATAAAATAA
- a CDS encoding helix-hairpin-helix domain-containing protein encodes MNLLDIKSKIKSLTMMTGAELTAVFIILSGLAVGLIFNATSGNSNHKSSNNIDSLQKQLISSVTEQFRDSAVGIEVKEMAIVNEIAPESDLLAEAQEVTLAKSENKSVFASKGSVKLIDLNKASRVQLMRLPGIGEKTAEKIIEHRTSNPFSKPEDIMDVKGIGPKKFEKMKDMIEVR; translated from the coding sequence ATGAATCTATTGGATATAAAAAGCAAAATCAAAAGCCTCACAATGATGACAGGTGCGGAGCTTACTGCCGTATTTATTATCCTATCGGGACTTGCAGTCGGGTTGATTTTCAATGCAACATCCGGCAATTCAAACCACAAAAGCTCCAATAATATTGATTCGCTGCAAAAGCAATTAATCAGTTCCGTAACCGAGCAGTTTCGTGATTCAGCAGTCGGTATTGAAGTAAAGGAAATGGCGATAGTCAATGAAATCGCTCCCGAAAGTGATTTGCTTGCAGAGGCACAAGAAGTAACTTTAGCCAAATCTGAAAATAAGTCGGTGTTTGCATCCAAAGGCTCCGTAAAATTGATAGACCTCAACAAAGCATCGAGAGTACAATTGATGCGATTGCCCGGAATTGGCGAGAAAACTGCCGAAAAAATCATCGAGCACCGAACTTCAAACCCATTCTCCAAACCCGAAGATATTATGGACGTGAAAGGAATAGGACCCAAGAAATTCGAGAAAATGAAAGACATGATTGAAGTTAGGTAA
- a CDS encoding ribonuclease H-like domain-containing protein, whose translation MNEYIVFDIETSSVNWDELSSSQQEYLIRRADTPEEIEKTKFEMSLSPFTAQVVCIGLIFAQKNELGELDIKAKSAFSANNSFDEDSPLEKTELADGTINLTGNEKVILEKFWKTLEGHPRAILLSFNGRNFDCPFLMLRSALLRVKASRNLMQGTKFNYDKHIDLADQLTFFSGSFYGPTRRYNFDFYSQAFGIVSPKSAGVDGSMVPQLFRDGKTDVIAEYCMRDVVATWELYLILREYLM comes from the coding sequence ATGAATGAATATATAGTTTTTGATATAGAAACATCGTCTGTCAATTGGGATGAACTTAGCAGTTCGCAGCAAGAATACCTGATTCGGAGGGCAGATACACCAGAGGAAATCGAAAAAACCAAGTTTGAAATGTCTCTATCGCCTTTCACCGCACAAGTAGTTTGTATTGGGCTAATCTTTGCACAAAAAAATGAATTAGGCGAATTGGATATCAAAGCCAAATCTGCTTTTTCGGCAAATAACTCATTTGACGAAGATTCACCATTGGAAAAAACTGAACTTGCCGATGGAACGATAAATTTAACCGGCAATGAAAAAGTCATTCTCGAAAAATTTTGGAAAACGCTCGAAGGGCACCCAAGGGCGATTTTGCTATCGTTCAATGGCAGAAATTTCGATTGTCCTTTTTTGATGCTGCGCTCGGCATTGTTGCGTGTGAAAGCATCGCGAAATCTGATGCAAGGTACAAAATTCAATTACGATAAGCATATTGATTTGGCAGACCAATTGACTTTCTTTTCGGGCTCATTTTACGGTCCCACTCGGCGATACAACTTCGATTTCTATTCCCAAGCTTTTGGCATAGTATCTCCGAAATCAGCCGGTGTTGACGGCTCGATGGTGCCACAACTTTTCCGCGACGGCAAAACCGATGTTATAGCCGAATACTGCATGAGAGATGTGGTCGCTACGTGGGAATTATACTTAATTTTGCGTGAGTATTTGATGTAA
- a CDS encoding DUF6029 family protein produces MKLINTALIILLFIGTQNAISQGFGDGGTLSGNFQIDAQTYNADSVIGAPKVDEQILSNAYLNLIYRNSDIEIGFRYENYMNPLLGYDPRFQGQGIASRYIRYNTEMLDITAGDFYEQFGSGLIFRAYEERSLGFDNAVDGIRVKFRPTAGIELTGLLGKQRLFWDKGAGIVRGANLNIDLNELAEEILPDDLSVRLGGSLVSRFQTDRDPFLRLPENVLAYSGRLSVSSMSFMFDAEYSYKYNDPSSTNKLNYNPGQGLLLTGSIFGDGFGFSLNTHWVDNMDFRGDRTARSNELLINFIPPLTKQHGYALSAFYPYASQPNGEAGVQAEFTYKIPRKTFLGGKYGTTLDVNFSLVNSIDSTGIDKYTYDAPFLGIGDRTFFRDINFDIAHRWSENFKTNLNIVSLMYDKDVMENEGAPKYGKVNANIIILDMTYNTSETNAIRMELQHMTSSQDSAFFEPDNVNGDWFHALLEFTVAPNWFFTIYDQYNYGNEFEDKRIHYLNGSVAYLTGPTRIQVGFGRQRGGIICVGGVCRAVPASNGLFLSLTTSF; encoded by the coding sequence ATGAAATTGATAAATACTGCTCTAATCATTTTATTATTTATTGGAACGCAAAATGCCATAAGTCAGGGATTTGGCGATGGCGGCACCTTGAGTGGCAATTTTCAAATTGATGCTCAAACATATAACGCCGATTCTGTAATCGGCGCTCCCAAAGTTGATGAGCAAATTCTAAGCAATGCATATTTGAACTTGATTTACCGAAATTCAGATATTGAAATCGGTTTCCGCTACGAGAATTATATGAATCCTTTGTTAGGATATGACCCAAGATTTCAAGGGCAAGGCATCGCTTCTCGTTATATTCGATACAATACCGAAATGCTCGACATCACCGCAGGTGATTTTTACGAACAATTCGGAAGCGGACTAATTTTCCGTGCTTACGAAGAGCGTTCTCTCGGATTTGACAATGCCGTTGATGGTATCAGAGTCAAATTCCGTCCTACCGCCGGAATAGAATTGACGGGTTTGCTCGGCAAACAACGTCTATTTTGGGACAAAGGTGCCGGAATTGTGAGAGGAGCAAATCTCAATATTGATTTAAATGAATTGGCAGAAGAAATTTTACCGGATGATTTGAGCGTTCGGCTTGGCGGTAGCCTTGTAAGCAGATTCCAAACAGACAGAGACCCATTTCTCAGATTGCCCGAAAATGTGCTTGCTTATTCGGGACGATTGTCAGTTTCGTCAATGTCATTCATGTTCGATGCCGAATATTCCTACAAATATAATGACCCAAGTAGTACGAATAAGCTGAATTACAATCCGGGTCAAGGGCTATTGCTAACGGGTTCCATCTTTGGTGATGGATTTGGCTTTTCGCTCAACACGCATTGGGTGGACAATATGGATTTCCGGGGCGACAGAACAGCAAGGTCGAATGAATTGTTAATCAATTTCATCCCACCGCTTACGAAGCAACACGGCTACGCTCTATCAGCATTCTATCCTTACGCATCTCAACCAAATGGCGAAGCAGGTGTACAAGCCGAATTTACTTATAAAATCCCCAGAAAAACATTCTTAGGTGGCAAATACGGAACTACTCTTGATGTAAATTTTTCATTAGTCAATTCTATTGATTCTACCGGAATAGACAAATACACTTATGATGCACCATTTTTGGGAATTGGCGACAGAACTTTTTTCCGCGATATAAATTTTGATATTGCTCATCGTTGGTCTGAAAATTTCAAAACAAATCTCAATATCGTAAGTCTTATGTATGATAAGGATGTAATGGAAAATGAAGGAGCACCTAAATACGGTAAAGTCAACGCAAACATTATAATTCTGGATATGACTTACAATACGAGCGAAACAAATGCTATACGCATGGAGTTGCAGCATATGACATCATCGCAGGATTCGGCTTTTTTTGAGCCGGACAACGTTAACGGGGATTGGTTCCATGCCTTGTTGGAATTTACAGTAGCACCGAATTGGTTCTTTACGATTTACGACCAATACAATTACGGAAACGAATTCGAAGACAAACGCATACATTATTTGAATGGCTCGGTAGCTTATCTGACAGGTCCTACTCGCATTCAAGTCGGGTTTGGCAGACAACGCGGCGGTATAATTTGTGTAGGCGGAGTTTGCCGTGCAGTACCGGCTTCTAACGGCTTATTTTTATCATTAACTACATCATTTTAG
- the gcvT gene encoding glycine cleavage system aminomethyltransferase GcvT → MIKTTKFTEIHKSLNAKMVEFAGFTMPIQYPGGIIHEHNIIREKVGIFDVSHMGEFEVKGPQALDYVQKITTNDASKLTIGAVQYSAMCYQDGGIVDDLLVYKIADDEYMLVVNGANIDKDWQWCVDNKSGFDITLKNSSDDISLLALQGPFSRDTLSKLTDSDISEENQKFYSYQMGKVAGVDMIISRTGYTGELGFELYFGGDENTAKKVWDALMDAGKEYGIEAVGLGCRDTLRLEKGYCLYGNDIDNTTNTIEAGLGWITKINKGDFNGKEVILKVKENKPSRHLVGFVVAADKFIPRHGYEIFSGDTQIGHVTSGNLSPTLNKPIGMGYVSPEFREAGSSIEIAARGKRFPAEVIKMPFL, encoded by the coding sequence ATGATTAAGACTACAAAATTTACAGAAATTCACAAGTCGCTCAATGCCAAGATGGTAGAATTCGCGGGCTTTACAATGCCTATTCAATACCCGGGCGGTATCATTCACGAACATAATATTATCCGCGAAAAAGTCGGCATATTTGATGTTTCGCATATGGGCGAATTTGAAGTAAAAGGACCACAAGCATTAGACTACGTTCAGAAAATCACTACAAATGACGCTTCCAAACTTACTATCGGCGCTGTCCAATATTCGGCGATGTGCTACCAAGACGGCGGAATCGTTGATGATTTGCTCGTTTACAAAATTGCCGACGACGAGTATATGCTCGTTGTCAATGGTGCAAATATTGACAAAGATTGGCAATGGTGCGTGGACAACAAAAGCGGTTTCGATATAACATTGAAAAATTCATCTGACGATATCAGTCTTTTAGCACTCCAAGGACCATTTTCGCGAGATACTTTGTCAAAATTGACTGATTCGGATATAAGCGAAGAAAACCAAAAGTTCTACAGTTATCAAATGGGCAAAGTCGCCGGAGTTGATATGATTATTTCCCGCACAGGTTATACGGGCGAACTCGGATTCGAGCTTTATTTCGGTGGCGATGAGAACACTGCCAAAAAGGTTTGGGATGCACTTATGGATGCCGGAAAAGAATACGGCATAGAAGCTGTCGGATTGGGTTGCAGAGACACGCTGAGACTCGAAAAAGGCTACTGCCTCTATGGTAATGATATTGACAATACTACAAACACAATCGAAGCAGGTTTGGGTTGGATTACCAAGATTAACAAAGGTGATTTCAACGGAAAAGAAGTGATTTTGAAAGTAAAAGAGAACAAGCCAAGCCGTCATTTGGTCGGATTTGTGGTAGCTGCCGATAAATTCATACCACGTCACGGTTACGAAATATTTTCCGGCGACACGCAAATCGGGCACGTTACAAGTGGAAATCTCTCTCCTACTCTCAATAAGCCAATCGGGATGGGTTATGTATCTCCCGAATTCCGCGAAGCAGGCTCAAGCATAGAAATTGCTGCTCGCGGCAAAAGATTCCCGGCAGAAGTCATTAAAATGCCCTTTTTGTAG